GCAATCTTCGAAATTGAAAACATCACCATCAAAACTGGTTTATTGCAGCAAGGAAGATGAAGCAGCAGCACACCATCATCCAAGAAACCGGAGAGAATAgaatgcaaaacatttttttcaagaactgAGAACGATATCAATTTATAGCATTGATCAGAGATATTCACACCAAGGCACAGGAACATGAACGTGAGGTCGGTGTGCTGTCACATGAATAGTTTCTTCAATCGGAGGTGTCCTCAATTTCGAGTTCAATTTCTTCGACTGGCGTTTAGGCTCAGGCTGAGAACTAGATTGGCTTGATTTCCTCTTTCTACTGCAATACTTGTTACTCTTTTTCCGAATTCGACAGAGCACGGTATAATGAGGAACATTCTGCATCAGAGAATCATCAAGGGAATACTCCAACATAATCCAGGAAGCATCAGGAGTGCCTATATTGGGGTTCTTGTAACAATATCTCCTTCGATTCCAGGTAATTCCTTTGGAATGGAATGAATGAACATCGTCGCCATGCCAACGGCCCCCATGGGACCCAACACCACGATCAAATTTGGAGGATTTCATACCAGGGTTTATCTTTCTCAAatttgtgaaaaagaaaagatcattCTGAGGAGACGGACCAGCCTCGACTTCATCGTCATCCTCGTCATCACTACTGGTATTATTGTACTCTCCAAAATTTTCCCATATTTGCCAAGGCTCCTCATGACCATATAGATCATAATCTTGAACAATGCAAGGGCAAGATAGAGGAAGACCCATGACTTTGTTGTAAAGATAATGGCAAGCAAGTTCAGCTTCTGTAGGGTTAAATCGGAACCCTACAGCAATATTAGCAAGAGACATGATCGATTCCGGAAAGAAACAGAAGATAGCAGCGCGCGGGAGAAAGCCAATCTGAGAGCAGAAGAAGAATAATCCATGCTGCTATACTGCTACTAGTAATTTATAAGAGAAAGAGGGTCAGGTCGGTGCAACAAATTACTGATGAATTGTTTTGTATTACTAGCTGTAAACGGAAAATATGCAAGGAAAGGAAGGCCTCCCTTTTAAATCCCAAAAGAACTTGGACAGACTGATGGTAAATTAACCACggaaataacaataataaatatatgataaaacaaaatgagaaaTATGATATTATGCACTTGGAAATTGTTTTGTTAGATAGTACGAATACAAAACTTCACGCATTgtagaataataaaatgaataaacatTTTCGATGTTTCTTGAGGTCATCGCAAGcaaaacactataaaatttCATAGTTTTATCGGCGACGATATTCCATCGGTATTGATTCATaattcatcggtaattttaTTACCGATGACATCACCGATGGAAACCATCCGTCGGCTTTCCTTTAGTCAGTAATACCTCATTCCGTCACTAACATGgttggtaaaaaaaacattgccgACGGTTTTACAGGTAGAAATTGCAcgctaaaaaaaaagttcccgCTTGAAATATGCCGAtggatttattccgtcggtgaatgtATGCAATACCGACAAGCTATTTCCATCAATAAACTCGTCGGTGATTGCGAAATTTGCACCAGGCTATTGTGAAATGTCGCCGGATTGATTTCGTTAGTAAATTCATCACTAAGATTGACATTTCCCTACTCTCTGTCAAAATGCCGACGGATgcattccatcggtaaaaccctcggtgagtattttttaaaaacattatttagaatacataatataaaattatatacattaatagtaaaaaaaaaccaaattatgcaaataaaatttttattaaacatcaaaaaataaagttaaataatattcattacaaactgaatgtgtttcaaaatatattaaattaactattaaaattaaataatattcattacaattaACATAATGGTGGagctagaggaggaggaggttggttgATATATGGCCAAAAAATGATTGAGACACATTTTGTgatgtcatgttcatgaccatttggtGAAGTTGTTCATAATTCACCGAGAGTTCCTCGTATTTCTCGGTGAGATGAGTTGTGTGTTGCTTCAAGTCCATTTGGGTACTTGATACTGATTGGAAGCTCCCAACAATTGAGACACTATGGGCCTTCCGCAAATTCTCAGCCGTAATGTTGGAGATCCATAAAACCTGATTTTTTATCGAGTTCACCAGACaatccaacctccatccacaaaatCTGGATCGAATtctggatgggtcgaaggatcgtccccataTCTCTTCCTCAAACGACtgttataggtctcctgaaaatgaaaaaagtaatcatcatattcaattcaataaaaataataacttacaaaataaaacggttgaacaaacataccacaaagtgttgagcacggttgtcaatgAATTGTTACGCCTCCTTTCGgtggtcttgactccgcacgtgcgtctcaaCAAACAACTCCATCCGGCTCGACTCACTGAATTTTTTAACATgcttgtaaaactccaaagagtgatggccaatattccaaaaaatataaaaatcttattttggggagaaatcatctattattcactattaatgtttggataaaaaaatcccaaagggatgaatatccaaaatattattgggaataacttgttattattcgctgttaatatttggataaagaagccCTCAGtgataaatatccaaaataattttctaggaataatgaGTCAccacacattcttgaaagaagctttgattATAATCTAGGACACTTCAATTTTTGACTTCACAATTTACGAGCTGTGAGAGTATGAAAACACTAAggtaaaaataggcttttaaagcgccCTGAATTGAACGCCGCGCTGGGGACGTGTGACATCCCTATTAGAATTGCATAACTTTCCTTAGAATGGATAAACATAATCTCCTTAGTATTGTTGCACAACCTCTAAGGATATGAAGGACACCATCATAAGCAAATGGGATTGATGCCATTTTTACAAGGCAATCACCCCACCTTCTAAAGATAGGATGGACTTGGTCTTCCTAATGTGATTTTACATTTGTCTTGGAAGGGATCAATTATCTTTCTAGTGCAATTGCACAACTTACCTTGAAAGAGATATATATGATCTTACTAAGGTGATTATACAACCTTCCAAGCAGGAGATATACTCTATTTCTATCAACAActctaaaaaacaacttttatctcCGTCATGACAATCTGTATGCAATTATAGAGGAATCTCAATGATCTATGAGGCACATAGAGATACTTGCAATAAAGGTCTCTCCTTATTTACAAGCAAGGGGAAATCCCACTAAGGTTTGATAAACACTTTTCTAAGCATGGGTGTTGGACCCATAAATGTCGACATCTTTCAAGAGATTCTAGACCAATACACTAATACAACtcaaattaataaagagagataAAACATTTATTGAGTAAGGTGTGTTACATCGATTATTACATATAGCACCTTACATCTCATCATTCACAGATGTTTAAGCCACCTTATGGTCCCTCAACTTGACCTCCATGATAGCTTTATCCTCCTAGAGTTTGTGAAGGGCAATTTGATCTGCTCTATATTTAGCGATGACCTCTTTTAAGTGGTTCCTCTCGACCACCCAATACCTCTTAGATGGGTGCATATTATAAAattctatcaataaaaaatgttagGAAGAAcggctacaaaaccaaacaaaaaggtGGAAGAGAAATCATCGtgtagaatattaaaaaaatatcaaaattttaaaaataattttctctttcacgaaaaaaaaattgatttcataaATACAACCAAAAATgcatactttttataaaaacaaaaacaaaaatgcatctttctcatggtttgaaatgcaaaaatggATATTCGTGAGGGTTTGaccaatatatcaaaaaatgttTACCAATTATTTTGTTCACTTCATATTTAAAGTGTTAGGGTTTAGCTATAGACTTTAATTTTTGGGgtataaaattactttttaaagtatacCCTCAtctattaaagatacaaagtgcaaaataaatgcgatgctaaaatttagACTTTAAAACTGTTAAGATTTAATCCGACAAGATAGAGACTTCCTTACAAATGGAGATTTACCTTTAATTTTAGACAAGACCAATGAACATAAAAGCGgcctagaaaaacaatcaaataacaatgtAGTTTACCTCAGATAGGGTGTACTGGGAGtgttgcatttttttctttgcacaaCTAATCCCTTACCCGAAATCTTGTAGAATataggtttcctagtaaccataatactaagtggcataactttatgattaaattaaaaactctttCCTTTCCTAACACCATCTTAGGAGGCTTAATCCACCATTCGGCATCGCCTTACAACAAGGGGCATAATAAATTAGTTCTGATGATAGGAATAAAGTCTGATAGCGAACATGAGGAATTAATCTTTCCCGATACTGGGATTAATGTTCAAtactaagaaataaaaattgtatttttatccaataatGAGTagagaatttaaattgtttgtaAATGAAAATAACGCCCGAACTTAGGCGAACCGAGAACTACCTAGTTTTGGATATAGGTTAAAAAGAGCATAATATGAAGATTATAGTTTAGGAAAGAGAATGTGTGTTAGAAATAATGATAAATGAGAATTATtgacatagaaaataaatcatgtaaGTTAAAAGTTGATTATGTGAATGGTAATTGAATAAGACCTCATGATGAATTGTATTCAAACATGCCacagtatttattttaattttttgggtaAATTATTGCTACATAACTTAATTTTTGCTCATATATTAATTTACAGGTACCTCTCAACCTCAAGTAGCATAATAGATATTTAGggatctttattaattttataaaggattgtaataattatattttttgtaactGAATGTTAATTTaccttaaattatataattataaattcaacttAATTGTGCTAGTATATGATGTTATACTTATGCTTTTGTTGTGGCTTATACTAATAGTATTAGataatttatgattataaattttgatttgaatcTTGAATATTATAATTACATGCATGATGTGACattaaaatgaattataatgatTGTGATGAGATGTGTTGCAAAATGATGAGTTCATTCGACAGTAATTGGGCTTTGTTTAAATTGTATATTGAAGTGTTACAGGTATTTATCGATAAATTAGGATCTCTTGGTATAGGGGATATTCTTCTGAAATTTTGGCAGTTCCTGTAaagctaagtttttttttatataaaaaaatcaccctaaaaatagtaattatttaCAAGAAATAAAGCTTAAAGTGTATGAAATTACTAAGGTGTTACATCATACATGCACATGGGGGATGTAATCCTCATTGATCCTTTCTTTTGTAAGGGCTAATTGAGCCATATAGGCCCCAAGTTGCTGACCATTGGCAAAGGTCGCCGCCTCAACACTCAAAGTACTAGAAGCATCATCCTCATGGGTTTGAGGTAACATTTTCTTCCCTAAGGATCTCTTAAGGCACTACAAGGTGAGATTCCTTGATATGGAGAACTATCTCCTCCCCTACAAGGAGAGGACATTGAAGGTCTACCTCTATACCcattgtttagggtttatacAAAGATTAtcaaaagatttgatttttcttttttttgcttttaataattgtttcaaAGTTAGGTTGTTACAAACCACAAGTCGTTCAAATGTCCACCATCTAACAATAATCATCACAAACCACCAATAAAAAGTCTTCTAAACCCTTTTTGGAGAGAGGGATTGTCATAACTTTAAGTACTAGCTCTTTTCCTATATGTTTAGGTGTTTCTATATATTATCTTATAATGTACTATTATAAGAGGTGTCGCACGTCAAAAttcccatgatttttttttcttgttgttgcattgcttgaattggttcgttagagtcgccacctagtaatttattgaaggctactaggaaaccggatgtactggttgTGAAGCCTGAGAATAAAGTAtacaaaaaaaagggggggagtttttaataataatttaaaagtgttgttatatatatatatatatatatatatatataatagatggggctaaaaataagaaaaagggagaaagaTGGGACCAAAATGAATTAAGAAGAGATGGGACTATAAATACccatctcttctctcattcatgACCGGGGaggtaacaaaaagaaaaggggagggAAATTTTTCAGATTTTCCTTCATCAAGCCTAGGAGAAGACACCTAATTTTCTATTCCAACACAAACCTTAGAATTTCTACATGGGAAGACAAACTTGGGGCAGGAGATTTGCAAGAAGAAAAGTGACATAATTTCTAAGAGAAGAAGGGGTGGGAGGCCGGCTGCTTGTAGAGAAGAAAGGGGTTATGAAACTTTAATCAAATCAGAAATCAAACCTAAATTTTCCTCCAGGTATGAAGTTCTAAACCAATTgggaaagataaattaaattcttgCAAGAATTGTgcattaatttgaagtttgaaaGATTAGGGTCCTTGAGTAAAATTTGGGGAAATGTGGAATTGATTGGAATTAAATGAGTTGAGCAGCATAGGTTGCCTAAAAAGGATGGAATTATGCAAAGAAgttttcaacaaaatcaaagattaTGGGGGAAATAGTGGCCGGCCATGGGattgtaagaaaagaaaagaaatttttgataatttgCGTTGTTTCCCttattgcaaaaattaaaaataggttCCAGGAGGTGAATAATAAGGAAATGTGGTgattgagtgtgtgtgtgtgtaaaaaaaaaaaagaaaaaaaagagagaaggaattAATTTAAGGACCGGTCACTGGAggggaaggaaaaacaaaacaggGGAGGTGAACGTATGACTCccctgttaattaattaagtgtgcTGATGTTGTAGTTACAAATTGTAACTTATAAGGGAGAGGAACCTACGTTCCAGGTAAGGAAAACATGGCTGAAATTGATGGGAAGTAGGATTGGAGATAAAAAATTGTAGGCACCTTCTTTATTGACAGAACAGGGCAGGTTCATTTCCCTGGTTCTTGAGGGAATCTGGACCTGAAGATGATAGAATTTAGGGAGGGTCCATTCATAGAAGTTGTAGCTGGGagtgttagctttccaacgagtcCTAGAACTCCGGATACAAAtgaaaatctgaggagaggtcaagCTGCCACCCCGGTTGGCAGTTTCGGCCAAGTCGATAAAACGGCGAAATTTAGCCGTATTAAGggtaaaatttgttttctctcCCTTCATAAAGTGTGTCTTgatcttcaaaaaaaagaagaagaagaagaagaataaaactgtaatcaa
This genomic stretch from Populus alba chromosome 19, ASM523922v2, whole genome shotgun sequence harbors:
- the LOC118055682 gene encoding protein SOMBRERO; protein product: MSLANIAVGFRFNPTEAELACHYLYNKVMGLPLSCPCIVQDYDLYGHEEPWQIWENFGEYNNTSSDDEDDDEVEAGPSPQNDLFFFTNLRKINPGMKSSKFDRGVGSHGGRWHGDDVHSFHSKGITWNRRRYCYKNPNIGTPDASWIMLEYSLDDSLMQNVPHYTVLCRIRKKSNKYCSRKRKSSQSSSQPEPKRQSKKLNSKLRTPPIEETIHVTAHRPHVHVPVPWCEYL